From Woronichinia naegeliana WA131, the proteins below share one genomic window:
- the hisB gene encoding imidazoleglycerol-phosphate dehydratase HisB: protein MTATLITSPLTYPHRIATVSRTTKETDVLVSVNLDGQGQCSTATGIPFLDHMLHQIASHGLIDLTVKATGDIDIDDHHTNEDVGITLGQALAQALGDRKGIVRFGHFMAPLDEALIQVALDFSGRPHLSYGLTIPTERVGTYDTQLVREFFVALVNHSQMTLHISQLDGLNSHHIIEATFKAFARASRMAWEIDPRRADQIPSSKGVL, encoded by the coding sequence ATGACTGCCACTCTAATCACCTCACCCTTAACCTATCCCCACCGTATTGCCACCGTCAGCCGTACTACTAAAGAGACGGATGTGCTGGTGAGTGTGAATTTAGATGGCCAAGGACAATGTTCAACCGCCACCGGCATCCCTTTTTTAGATCATATGTTACATCAAATTGCCTCTCATGGCTTGATCGATCTAACGGTCAAAGCAACAGGAGATATTGATATTGATGATCATCACACCAATGAGGATGTGGGCATTACCCTGGGACAAGCTCTCGCTCAGGCTCTCGGCGATCGCAAAGGTATTGTCCGTTTTGGGCATTTTATGGCTCCCTTGGACGAGGCCTTGATTCAGGTGGCCTTAGACTTTTCAGGACGACCCCATCTCAGTTATGGACTAACCATTCCCACCGAACGGGTAGGAACCTACGATACCCAGCTAGTGCGGGAATTTTTTGTGGCCCTGGTTAACCATAGTCAGATGACCTTGCATATTAGCCAATTGGACGGTTTGAACTCCCACCATATTATTGAAGCCACCTTTAAAGCTTTTGCCAGGGCCAGCCGTATGGCCTGGGAAATCGATCCCCGTCGAGCCGATCAAATTCCTAGCTCCAAAGGCGTTCTATAA
- the fba gene encoding fructose-bisphosphate aldolase class II (catalyzes the reversible aldol condensation of dihydroxyacetonephosphate and glyceraldehyde 3-phosphate in the Calvin cycle, glycolysis, and/or gluconeogenesis) yields the protein MALVPMRLLLDHAAENDYGIPAFNVNNLEQIISIMQAANETDSPVILQASRGARSYAGENFLRHLIIAAAETYPHLPIAMHQDHGNSPATCYSAIRNGFTSVMMDGSLEADAKTPASFDYNVSVTAEVVKVAHSVGASVEGELGCLGSLETGAGEAEDGHGFEGTLSHDQLLTDPEEAVEFVTRTQVDALAVAIGTSHGAYKFTKKPTGDVLAISRIEEIHKLLPNTHLVMHGSSSVPQEWIDMINQYGGQIPETYGVPVEEIQKGIKSGVRKVNIDTDNRLAITAAFREAAAKDPANFDPRHFLKPSIKYMKQVCAERYQQFWTAGNASKIKQMTLDDYAAKYAKGELNATAKQTVSV from the coding sequence ATGGCACTTGTACCTATGCGGCTGTTGTTAGACCACGCGGCCGAAAACGATTATGGTATTCCTGCATTTAACGTTAATAATCTAGAACAAATTATCTCTATTATGCAGGCTGCGAATGAAACCGACAGTCCTGTGATTTTACAAGCCTCTCGTGGTGCGCGTAGCTACGCCGGTGAAAATTTCCTCCGTCACCTGATTATTGCTGCGGCTGAAACCTATCCCCATTTACCGATCGCCATGCACCAGGATCATGGTAATAGCCCTGCGACTTGCTACTCTGCCATTCGTAACGGTTTTACCAGTGTCATGATGGACGGTTCCCTGGAAGCCGATGCGAAAACTCCCGCCAGCTTTGACTATAATGTCAGCGTGACCGCAGAAGTGGTAAAAGTGGCCCACTCTGTGGGCGCGAGTGTGGAAGGAGAATTAGGCTGTTTAGGTTCCTTGGAAACGGGGGCTGGTGAAGCAGAAGATGGTCATGGTTTTGAAGGAACTCTTTCCCATGATCAACTCTTAACTGATCCGGAAGAAGCGGTAGAATTCGTTACTCGTACTCAGGTAGATGCCCTGGCTGTGGCGATCGGGACTAGTCACGGTGCTTACAAATTTACCAAAAAACCCACAGGCGATGTCTTAGCCATCAGCCGCATTGAAGAAATTCACAAATTACTGCCCAACACTCACCTAGTAATGCATGGTTCTTCTTCCGTTCCCCAGGAATGGATCGATATGATCAACCAATACGGTGGTCAAATTCCTGAAACCTATGGTGTACCGGTTGAAGAAATTCAAAAAGGGATTAAGAGCGGTGTGCGTAAGGTCAATATCGACACCGACAACCGTTTAGCCATTACGGCGGCATTCCGTGAAGCGGCGGCAAAAGATCCGGCTAATTTTGATCCCCGTCATTTCCTCAAACCTTCAATCAAATATATGAAACAGGTTTGTGCAGAACGGTATCAACAATTCTGGACAGCCGGTAATGCCAGCAAGATCAAACAAATGACTTTAGATGATTATGCAGCTAAGTATGCCAAAGGTGAGTTGAACGCCACTGCCAAGCAAACTGTTAGCGTTTAA
- the glpX gene encoding class II fructose-bisphosphatase, which produces MESTLGLEIIEVVEQAAIASSKWMGKGEKDTADKVAVDAMRERMNKIHMRGRIVIGEGERDEAPMLYIGEEVGICTQEDAHTFCNPDELVEIDIAVDPCEGTNLVAYGQNGSMAVLAISEKGGLFAAPDFYMKKLAAPPAAKGHVDINKSATENLKILSDCLGRNVAELVVVVMDRPRHKELIQEIREAGARVRLISDGDVSAAISCAFSGTNIHALMGIGAAPEGVISAAAMRCLGGHFQGQLIYDPEVVKTGLIGESREGNLERLISMGITNPDRVYDTHELASGNTVLFAACGITPGTLMEGVRFFHGGARTQSLVISTQSKTARFVDTVHLFDQPKVIQLK; this is translated from the coding sequence GTGGAAAGTACACTTGGTTTAGAAATTATTGAAGTCGTTGAACAGGCAGCGATCGCCTCTTCTAAATGGATGGGCAAAGGCGAAAAAGATACGGCGGATAAAGTTGCCGTAGATGCCATGCGAGAACGGATGAATAAAATCCATATGCGTGGACGCATCGTTATCGGTGAAGGCGAACGGGATGAAGCTCCCATGCTCTACATCGGTGAAGAAGTGGGTATTTGTACCCAAGAAGACGCTCACACTTTTTGTAATCCTGACGAATTAGTGGAGATTGACATTGCTGTTGACCCTTGCGAAGGAACTAACCTCGTTGCCTATGGACAAAATGGTTCCATGGCCGTACTAGCGATTTCCGAAAAAGGGGGACTCTTTGCCGCTCCAGACTTTTATATGAAAAAATTAGCTGCTCCCCCAGCCGCTAAAGGTCATGTGGATATTAATAAATCAGCCACCGAAAACCTTAAAATTCTCTCAGACTGCTTAGGTCGGAATGTGGCAGAATTGGTGGTGGTCGTCATGGATCGTCCTCGTCACAAAGAACTTATTCAAGAAATTCGGGAGGCTGGTGCGCGGGTTCGTCTCATTAGTGATGGCGATGTTTCTGCGGCTATTTCCTGTGCTTTCTCTGGAACGAATATTCACGCACTCATGGGCATTGGAGCGGCTCCTGAAGGGGTTATTTCCGCAGCAGCCATGCGTTGTTTAGGGGGTCATTTCCAAGGTCAATTAATTTATGATCCAGAAGTGGTTAAAACTGGCTTAATTGGGGAAAGCCGTGAAGGAAATCTAGAGCGTTTAATCTCGATGGGCATTACCAATCCTGATCGCGTTTATGATACTCACGAATTAGCTAGTGGTAATACAGTTTTATTTGCCGCCTGTGGTATCACCCCTGGTACTTTAATGGAAGGTGTTCGTTTCTTTCACGGTGGAGCACGAACCCAGAGCTTAGTGATCTCGACCCAATCGAAAACGGCTCGCTTTGTGGATACCGTTCACCTGTTTGATCAGCCTAAAGTCATCCAACTCAAATAG